The Tamandua tetradactyla isolate mTamTet1 chromosome 8, mTamTet1.pri, whole genome shotgun sequence genome includes a window with the following:
- the LOC143644314 gene encoding baculoviral IAP repeat-containing protein 3-like isoform X1 — MNIVEKSTFLSNLMKSANTFELKYDFSCELYRMSTYSTFPTGVPISERSLARAGFYYTGVNDKVKCFCCGLMLDNWKKGDNAIEKHKNLYPSCSFIQKLCSVNSLGATSQSFPPSVNSIHSLLPSLENSGYFSGSYSSFPSNPVNFRANQDFLASRQSSYSWAMHTEKARLLTYQMWPLSFLSPADLAKAGFYYIGPGDRVACFACGGKLSNWEPKDDAMAEHLRHFPSCPFLENQLRETLRHTVSNLSMQTHAARFKTFLNWPSNVLVHPEQLASAGFYYMGHSDDVKCFCCDGGLRCWESGDDPWVEHAKWFPRCEYLIRIKGQEFISRVQASYPYLLEQLLSTSDPPEDENTESPIIHFGPGESCSEDAVMMNTPVVKAALEMGFNRRLVKQTIQSKILTTGENYKTVSDLVLDLLNAEDELREEEKERANEEKESDDLSLIRKNRMALFQHLTCVLPVLDGLLTARVINKQEHNVIKQKTQTPLQARELIDTVLVKGNTAATIFKNTLQETDPILYNNLFVQQDIRYIPTEGVSDLPMEEQLRRLQEERTCKVCMDKEVSIVFIPCGHLVVCKECAPSLRKCPICRGTIKGTVRTFLS, encoded by the exons ATGAACATAGTAGAAAAAAGCACATTCTTatcaaatttgatgaaaagtgCCAACACGTTTGAACTGAAATATGACTTTTCATGTGAATTGTACCGAATGTCTACATATTCGACTTTCCCCACGGGCGTTCCTATCTCAGAAAGGAGCCTTGCTCGTGCTGGTTTTTATTACACTGGTGTGAATGACAAGGTCAAATGCTTCTGCTGTGGCCTGATGCTGGATAACTGGAAAAAAGGAGACAATGCTATTGAAAAGCATAAAAACTTGTATCCTAGCTGTAGCTTTATTCAGAAACTATGTTCAGTTAACAGCCTGGGAGCCACCTCACAGTCTTTCCCTCCTTCAGTAAATTCTATACATTCATTACTACCAAGTTTGGAAAACAGTGGATATTTCAGTGGCTCTTATTCAAGCTTTCCATCAAATCCTGTAAATTTCAGAGCAAATCAAGATTTTCTTGCCTCAAGACAAAGCTCTTACAGTTGGGCAATGCATACCGAAAAAGCGAGATTACTTACTTACCAGATGTGGCCATTGagctttctgtcaccagcagacCTGGCAAAAGCAGGCTTTTACTATATAGGACCTGGAGACAGAGTGGCTTGCTTTGCCTGTGGTGGAAAACTGAGCAACTGGGAACCAAAGGATGATGCTATGGCAGAACATCTGAGACATTTCCCAAGCTGTCCGTTTTTAGAAAATCAGCTTCGAGAAACTTTGAGACACACAGTTTCTAATTTGAGCATGCAGACACATGCAGCCCGTTTTAAAACATTCTTGAACTGGCCATCTAATGTCCTAGTCCATCCTGAGCAGCTTGCAAGTGCTGGTTTTTATTATATGG GACACAGTGATGATGTTAAGTGTTTTTGCTGCGATGGTGGACTGAGGTGCTGGGAATCTGGAGATGATCCATGGGTGGAACATGCCAAGTGGTTTCCAAG gTGTGAGTACTTGATACGAATTAAAGGACAAGAGTTCATCAGTCGAGTTCAAGCCAGCTATCCTTATCTACTTGAACAG CTGTTATCCACTTCGGACCCTCCAGAAGATGAAAATACAGAGTCACCAA TTATTCATTTTGGACCTGGAGAAAGCTGTTCAGAAGATGCAGTCATGATGAATACACCTGTGGTTAAAGCTGCTTTGGAAATGGGCTTCAATAGAAGGCTGGTAAAACAGACAATTCAGAGTAAAATCCTAACAACTGGAGAGAATTATAAAACTGTCAGTGATCTTGTATTAGATTTACTTAATGCAGAAGATGAAttaagagaagaggagaaagaaagagcaaatgaggaaaaagaatcaG aTGATCTATCGTTAATCCGGAAGAACAGAATGGcactttttcaacatttgacTTGTGTGCTTCCAGTCCTGGATGGTCTACTAACTGCCAGAGTGATTAACAAACAAGAACATAATGTtattaaacagaaaacacaaacacCCTTACAAGCAAGAGAATTGATTGATACTGTTTTAGTAAAAGGAAATACTGCAGCTACCATATTCAAAAACACTCTACAAGAAACTGAccctatattatacaataatctATTTG tgCAACAGGACATAAGGTATATTCCCACAGAAGGTGTTTCAG aTCTACCAATGGAAGAACAATTAAGGAGACTACAGGAAGAAAGAACATGTAAAGTGTGTATGGATAAAGAAGTGTCCATAGTGTTTATTCCTTGTGGCCATCTAGTAGTATGTAAAGAATGTGCCCCTTCTCTACGAAAATGTCCTATTTGTAGAGGTACAATCAAGGGTACAGTTCGTACATTCTTGTCATGA
- the LOC143644314 gene encoding baculoviral IAP repeat-containing protein 3-like isoform X2 encodes MNIVEKSTFLSNLMKSANTFELKYDFSCELYRMSTYSTFPTGVPISERSLARAGFYYTGVNDKVKCFCCGLMLDNWKKGDNAIEKHKNLYPSCSFIQKLCSVNSLGATSQSFPPSVNSIHSLLPSLENSGYFSGSYSSFPSNPVNFRANQDFLASRQSSYSWAMHTEKARLLTYQMWPLSFLSPADLAKAGFYYIGPGDRVACFACGGKLSNWEPKDDAMAEHLRHFPSCPFLENQLRETLRHTVSNLSMQTHAARFKTFLNWPSNVLVHPEQLASAGFYYMGHSDDVKCFCCDGGLRCWESGDDPWVEHAKWFPRCEYLIRIKGQEFISRVQASYPYLLEQLLSTSDPPEDENTESPIIHFGPGESCSEDAVMMNTPVVKAALEMGFNRRLVKQTIQSKILTTGENYKTVSDLVLDLLNAEDELREEEKERANEEKESVQQDIRYIPTEGVSDLPMEEQLRRLQEERTCKVCMDKEVSIVFIPCGHLVVCKECAPSLRKCPICRGTIKGTVRTFLS; translated from the exons ATGAACATAGTAGAAAAAAGCACATTCTTatcaaatttgatgaaaagtgCCAACACGTTTGAACTGAAATATGACTTTTCATGTGAATTGTACCGAATGTCTACATATTCGACTTTCCCCACGGGCGTTCCTATCTCAGAAAGGAGCCTTGCTCGTGCTGGTTTTTATTACACTGGTGTGAATGACAAGGTCAAATGCTTCTGCTGTGGCCTGATGCTGGATAACTGGAAAAAAGGAGACAATGCTATTGAAAAGCATAAAAACTTGTATCCTAGCTGTAGCTTTATTCAGAAACTATGTTCAGTTAACAGCCTGGGAGCCACCTCACAGTCTTTCCCTCCTTCAGTAAATTCTATACATTCATTACTACCAAGTTTGGAAAACAGTGGATATTTCAGTGGCTCTTATTCAAGCTTTCCATCAAATCCTGTAAATTTCAGAGCAAATCAAGATTTTCTTGCCTCAAGACAAAGCTCTTACAGTTGGGCAATGCATACCGAAAAAGCGAGATTACTTACTTACCAGATGTGGCCATTGagctttctgtcaccagcagacCTGGCAAAAGCAGGCTTTTACTATATAGGACCTGGAGACAGAGTGGCTTGCTTTGCCTGTGGTGGAAAACTGAGCAACTGGGAACCAAAGGATGATGCTATGGCAGAACATCTGAGACATTTCCCAAGCTGTCCGTTTTTAGAAAATCAGCTTCGAGAAACTTTGAGACACACAGTTTCTAATTTGAGCATGCAGACACATGCAGCCCGTTTTAAAACATTCTTGAACTGGCCATCTAATGTCCTAGTCCATCCTGAGCAGCTTGCAAGTGCTGGTTTTTATTATATGG GACACAGTGATGATGTTAAGTGTTTTTGCTGCGATGGTGGACTGAGGTGCTGGGAATCTGGAGATGATCCATGGGTGGAACATGCCAAGTGGTTTCCAAG gTGTGAGTACTTGATACGAATTAAAGGACAAGAGTTCATCAGTCGAGTTCAAGCCAGCTATCCTTATCTACTTGAACAG CTGTTATCCACTTCGGACCCTCCAGAAGATGAAAATACAGAGTCACCAA TTATTCATTTTGGACCTGGAGAAAGCTGTTCAGAAGATGCAGTCATGATGAATACACCTGTGGTTAAAGCTGCTTTGGAAATGGGCTTCAATAGAAGGCTGGTAAAACAGACAATTCAGAGTAAAATCCTAACAACTGGAGAGAATTATAAAACTGTCAGTGATCTTGTATTAGATTTACTTAATGCAGAAGATGAAttaagagaagaggagaaagaaagagcaaatgaggaaaaagaatcaG tgCAACAGGACATAAGGTATATTCCCACAGAAGGTGTTTCAG aTCTACCAATGGAAGAACAATTAAGGAGACTACAGGAAGAAAGAACATGTAAAGTGTGTATGGATAAAGAAGTGTCCATAGTGTTTATTCCTTGTGGCCATCTAGTAGTATGTAAAGAATGTGCCCCTTCTCTACGAAAATGTCCTATTTGTAGAGGTACAATCAAGGGTACAGTTCGTACATTCTTGTCATGA